A genome region from Roseofilum reptotaenium CS-1145 includes the following:
- the gltB gene encoding glutamate synthase large subunit, whose translation MNRTTSPQKQGLYDPQFEHDACGVGFIVHMKGEKSHSIVEQALTILVNLEHRGAVGAEPNTGDGAGILLQMPHKFMAKVAQEQGINLPEAGQYAVGMIFSSPDREARSKGREIFEQIVAEEGQKVIGWRDVPTDNSSLGETAQASEPFMQQVFIARNPDIVEDLAFERKLYVIRKRSHTAIRTPGIDRYWYPSSISCRTLVYKGMLMPPQVKAYFRDLSDPDLESALGLVHSRFSTNTFPSWERSHPYRYVAHNGEINTLRGNINWMHARQSLFGSASEEFGSDLDRIQPIINIDGSDSGIFDNTLELMTLAGRSLPHAVMMMIPEPWAAHESMGDERKAFYEYHASLMEPWDGPASIAFTDGTMMGAVLDRNGLRPSRYYVTKDDLVIMASEAGVLPVEPENVAKKGRLEPGRMFLVNMDEGRIVADEEIKHQIASEHPYREWLDRYQVKLSDLPEAKEESAPSLPLVQRQRAFGYTFEELRMLIAPMAQNGVEAVGAMGTDTPLAVLSDRPKLLYEYFKQLFAQVTNPPIDSIREAIITSPITTIGSERNLLKPEPESCHLIQLPTPILSNAQLAKLKQLSGVKTEGFRSLTLPILFDPKTGVEGLESTLEGIFAEADEAIAEGINLIILSDRDLDGDRAPIPALLAVSGLHHHLIRAGTRTRVGIILESGEPREVHHFAVLIGYGCGAINPYLAFETIGSMIEQNNIPPMDYEKACKNYIKAVTKGTIKIGSKIGISTIQSYRGAQIFESLGLSSEVVNKYFTWTASRLEGIGINVITQEAIARHHQGFSSDIPTLDAGGEYQWRKDGEAHLLSPETIHLLQRATREGDYELYKKYSAQMNQQGKEYFRLRDLLEFKARDPIPLEEVEPVEAITKRFKTGAMSYGSISKETHESLAIAMNRIGGKSNTGEGGEDPERYTWTNERGDSKNSAIKQVASGRFGVTSLYLSQAKEIQIKMAQGAKPGEGGQLPGRKVYPWIAKVRHSTPGVGLISPPPHHDIYSIEDLAELIHDLKNANREARINVKLVSEVGVGTIAAGVAKAHADVVLISGFDGGTGASPQTSIKHAGLPWELGVAETHQTLVLNNLRSRIVVETDGQMKTGRDLAIAALLGAEEYGFSTMPLVSLGCIMMRVCHKNTCPVGVATQNPELRKNFNGDPEYTVNFMRFIAQELREIMAQLGFRTVNEMIGRTDVLEPRKAVEHWKAKGIDLSKVLYQPEVGEDVGRYCQIPQDHGLEKSLDMTVLLDLCKEAIENGTPIRKTLPIQNTNRVVGTILGNEIIKRHWDGLPEDTIHLHFQGSAGQSFGAFVPKGVTLELEGDANDYFGKGLSGGKVILYPHKSSTFVPAENIVVGNVAFYGATSGEAYIRGMAGERFCVRNSGVQAVVEAVGDHACEYMTGGKVVILGKTGRNFAAGMSGGVAYVLDEAGDFSTRCNREMVDLENLEDPEEIREIHEMITKHRQYTESKRAELVLASWESMSRKFVKVMPRDYKRVLQHIQNALAHGLSGDDALSAAFEENARDIARIGGS comes from the coding sequence ATGAACAGAACCACATCACCCCAAAAACAGGGTCTATACGATCCCCAATTTGAACATGATGCCTGCGGAGTTGGCTTTATTGTACACATGAAGGGGGAGAAATCTCACTCAATTGTTGAGCAAGCTCTCACTATTCTGGTTAACCTTGAACATCGTGGTGCAGTCGGTGCAGAACCCAACACTGGAGATGGAGCGGGTATTCTGCTGCAAATGCCCCATAAATTTATGGCAAAAGTTGCCCAAGAGCAAGGCATCAACTTACCGGAGGCAGGGCAATATGCGGTAGGCATGATTTTCTCATCTCCCGATCGCGAAGCTAGAAGCAAAGGACGAGAAATTTTTGAGCAGATTGTCGCTGAAGAAGGGCAAAAAGTCATCGGCTGGCGGGATGTGCCCACCGATAACAGCAGTTTAGGGGAAACCGCTCAAGCGAGCGAACCCTTTATGCAGCAAGTGTTTATTGCCCGAAATCCAGATATAGTCGAAGATCTAGCCTTCGAGCGCAAACTCTACGTGATCCGCAAGCGCTCCCATACAGCTATTCGGACTCCAGGAATCGATCGCTATTGGTATCCCAGCAGTATTTCTTGCCGTACCTTAGTGTACAAAGGCATGTTAATGCCGCCCCAGGTAAAAGCCTACTTCCGGGACTTAAGCGATCCAGACTTAGAAAGCGCCCTCGGTTTAGTCCATTCCCGGTTCAGCACCAACACCTTCCCCAGTTGGGAGCGATCGCACCCCTATCGCTATGTTGCCCATAACGGGGAAATCAATACCCTGCGCGGTAACATTAACTGGATGCACGCTCGCCAATCTCTCTTTGGCTCTGCCTCTGAAGAATTTGGCTCCGATCTAGACCGTATCCAACCCATTATTAACATTGATGGCAGTGACTCCGGGATCTTCGACAATACCCTGGAACTGATGACCCTGGCTGGGCGAAGCCTTCCCCATGCAGTGATGATGATGATCCCCGAACCCTGGGCGGCTCATGAGTCCATGGGTGACGAGCGCAAAGCCTTCTACGAATATCACGCTTCCTTAATGGAACCCTGGGATGGCCCTGCATCCATCGCCTTTACCGATGGCACTATGATGGGAGCGGTCTTAGACCGGAATGGTCTGCGTCCTTCTCGCTACTATGTCACCAAAGACGACCTAGTCATCATGGCCTCAGAAGCTGGCGTTCTACCGGTTGAACCAGAGAACGTAGCCAAAAAAGGTCGCTTAGAACCCGGTCGTATGTTCCTCGTGAATATGGACGAAGGGCGGATTGTGGCGGATGAAGAAATTAAACACCAAATCGCCAGCGAGCATCCTTATCGAGAATGGCTGGATCGATACCAAGTCAAACTCTCCGATCTGCCAGAAGCCAAAGAAGAGTCAGCTCCTAGCTTGCCCTTAGTTCAGAGACAACGGGCGTTTGGCTATACCTTTGAAGAATTACGGATGCTAATCGCCCCCATGGCCCAAAATGGAGTAGAAGCCGTGGGAGCGATGGGAACTGATACCCCCCTGGCAGTACTCTCCGATCGCCCGAAATTGCTCTATGAGTATTTCAAGCAACTGTTTGCCCAAGTTACAAATCCCCCCATTGACTCGATTCGGGAAGCGATTATTACCTCGCCGATCACAACCATTGGTTCCGAACGTAACCTGCTCAAACCGGAACCGGAAAGCTGCCACCTGATCCAGTTGCCCACTCCCATTTTGAGTAATGCGCAGTTGGCGAAACTGAAGCAGCTCAGTGGAGTTAAAACCGAGGGTTTTCGTTCGCTAACGCTGCCAATTCTCTTTGACCCCAAAACTGGGGTAGAAGGTCTCGAAAGCACCTTAGAGGGCATATTTGCCGAAGCAGATGAGGCGATCGCCGAGGGGATTAACCTAATTATCCTCTCTGACCGAGATCTTGATGGCGATCGCGCCCCCATTCCCGCGCTGTTGGCCGTTTCGGGACTCCATCACCATCTGATTCGCGCCGGTACTCGCACCCGTGTGGGCATTATCCTCGAATCCGGAGAACCCCGCGAAGTCCATCACTTTGCCGTTCTGATTGGCTATGGTTGTGGGGCAATTAATCCCTATTTGGCCTTTGAAACCATCGGCTCGATGATCGAGCAGAATAATATACCGCCGATGGATTATGAAAAAGCCTGCAAGAACTACATTAAGGCTGTGACCAAAGGGACGATTAAAATTGGCTCGAAAATTGGTATTTCTACGATTCAGAGCTATCGCGGAGCGCAGATTTTTGAGAGCTTGGGCTTAAGTTCTGAGGTGGTGAATAAGTATTTCACTTGGACAGCTTCCCGCTTAGAAGGGATTGGAATCAATGTCATTACCCAGGAGGCGATCGCCCGTCACCATCAAGGGTTCTCCAGCGACATCCCCACCCTAGACGCTGGGGGCGAATATCAATGGCGCAAAGATGGAGAAGCACATCTTCTGTCTCCGGAAACCATTCACCTGCTGCAACGGGCAACTCGCGAAGGGGACTACGAGCTGTACAAAAAATACAGCGCCCAAATGAATCAACAGGGGAAAGAATACTTCCGGCTGCGAGATTTGCTGGAGTTCAAGGCGCGCGATCCGATTCCCCTAGAAGAAGTGGAACCGGTAGAAGCAATTACAAAACGCTTCAAAACTGGAGCGATGAGTTATGGATCGATTTCTAAGGAAACCCATGAGAGCTTGGCGATCGCCATGAACCGGATTGGGGGTAAATCCAATACTGGGGAAGGCGGTGAAGATCCGGAGCGCTATACCTGGACAAATGAGCGCGGAGATTCCAAAAACAGCGCCATTAAACAGGTGGCTTCGGGACGGTTTGGGGTCACCAGTTTGTACCTCAGCCAAGCTAAGGAAATCCAAATCAAAATGGCTCAGGGGGCAAAACCTGGAGAAGGGGGACAATTACCTGGACGGAAGGTATATCCTTGGATTGCCAAAGTGCGCCACTCAACCCCTGGCGTGGGTTTAATTTCTCCTCCTCCCCACCACGATATTTATTCCATTGAAGACTTAGCTGAGTTAATCCATGACCTGAAAAATGCGAATCGGGAAGCGCGGATTAATGTCAAATTGGTTTCAGAAGTGGGTGTAGGGACGATCGCCGCTGGAGTTGCCAAAGCTCACGCTGATGTGGTTCTCATCTCTGGGTTTGATGGGGGAACAGGAGCGAGTCCGCAGACCTCGATTAAACATGCAGGTCTACCTTGGGAATTGGGTGTAGCAGAAACTCACCAAACTCTGGTGCTGAATAATCTGCGATCGCGCATCGTGGTGGAAACCGACGGACAAATGAAAACCGGGCGCGATTTGGCGATCGCCGCCCTCCTCGGTGCGGAAGAATATGGCTTCTCCACGATGCCCCTCGTTAGCCTGGGCTGTATCATGATGCGGGTCTGCCATAAAAACACCTGTCCCGTCGGTGTTGCCACGCAAAACCCCGAACTGCGGAAAAACTTTAACGGCGACCCTGAATATACGGTTAATTTCATGAGGTTTATCGCTCAGGAACTGCGGGAAATCATGGCTCAACTCGGTTTCCGTACCGTGAATGAAATGATCGGGCGCACGGATGTTCTAGAGCCAAGGAAAGCGGTCGAGCATTGGAAAGCCAAAGGTATTGACCTCTCTAAAGTTCTCTATCAACCCGAAGTCGGCGAAGATGTTGGGCGCTATTGCCAGATTCCCCAAGACCATGGATTAGAGAAATCCCTCGATATGACGGTACTGCTCGATCTGTGCAAAGAGGCGATCGAAAATGGCACCCCCATTCGCAAAACCCTACCGATCCAAAATACCAACCGCGTCGTCGGTACAATCCTAGGCAACGAAATCATTAAACGCCATTGGGACGGACTGCCAGAAGACACCATTCATCTCCACTTCCAAGGTAGTGCAGGTCAAAGTTTTGGGGCATTTGTACCCAAAGGAGTCACCCTAGAATTAGAAGGGGATGCCAATGACTACTTTGGCAAAGGCTTAAGCGGCGGTAAGGTGATTCTTTATCCCCATAAATCCTCGACCTTTGTCCCGGCGGAGAACATCGTCGTCGGCAACGTCGCCTTCTACGGTGCAACCAGCGGTGAAGCCTATATTCGCGGCATGGCGGGCGAGCGGTTCTGTGTTCGTAACTCTGGTGTGCAAGCTGTAGTAGAAGCCGTGGGAGACCATGCCTGTGAATACATGACTGGCGGAAAAGTCGTCATTCTGGGCAAAACCGGACGCAACTTTGCTGCTGGCATGAGTGGCGGTGTTGCCTATGTTTTAGATGAAGCTGGCGACTTCTCCACCCGTTGTAACCGGGAAATGGTGGATCTTGAGAACCTAGAAGATCCAGAAGAGATCCGCGAGATTCATGAAATGATTACCAAACATCGCCAATATACCGAAAGCAAACGGGCTGAGTTGGTGCTGGCATCTTGGGAGTCCATGAGCCGGAAGTTTGTCAAGGTGATGCCTCGCGACTACAAGCGGGTTCTCCAGCATATTCAAAATGCTTTAGCCCATGGCTTAAGCGGTGATGATGCCCTGTCAGCCGCATTTGAAGAAAATGCTCGCGACATTGCTCGCATTGGCGGAAGCTAG
- a CDS encoding SRPBCC family protein: protein MKNWLEHSVQVEVEAPIDFVWELWSDLEQMPQWMKWIESVHVLEENPQLSRWKLASGNFEFSWLSRILKQSPNQIIQWESVDGLPNRGAIRFYDRHETSIVKLTVAYAIPGIVGKLMDKLLGPTVESTIQADLDRFRAYALQKMANDFNG from the coding sequence ATGAAAAACTGGTTAGAACATAGCGTACAAGTCGAAGTCGAAGCGCCGATTGATTTCGTTTGGGAATTATGGTCAGATCTCGAACAAATGCCCCAATGGATGAAATGGATTGAATCGGTTCACGTATTAGAAGAAAATCCCCAATTGTCTCGATGGAAATTGGCTTCAGGAAACTTTGAATTTAGTTGGCTCTCACGCATCTTAAAACAAAGTCCCAATCAAATTATTCAATGGGAATCAGTTGATGGCTTGCCGAACCGGGGGGCCATTCGCTTTTACGATCGCCATGAAACCAGTATTGTTAAACTAACCGTCGCCTATGCCATTCCGGGAATTGTGGGCAAACTGATGGATAAATTGCTCGGCCCCACGGTAGAATCGACCATTCAAGCGGACTTAGACCGCTTTCGAGCCTATGCGCTCCAGAAAATGGCAAATGACTTTAACGGGTAG
- the pdhA gene encoding pyruvate dehydrogenase (acetyl-transferring) E1 component subunit alpha has protein sequence MAQERIVPEFDSSSVKMSREEGLRLYEDMVLGRVFEDKCAEMYYRGKMFGFVHLYNGQEAVASGVIKSMRQDEDFVCSTYRDHVHALSAGVPAREVMAELFGKATGCSKGRGGSMHMFSAEHKLLGGYAFVAEGIPVATGAAFQSKYRRETMGDESADQVTACFFGDGACNNGQFFECLNMAALWKLPVLYVVENNKWAIGMAHDRATSVPEIYKKAHAFGMHGVEVDGMDVLAVREVAKEAIARARAGEGPTVIEALTYRFRGHSLADPDELRSKDEKEFWFPRDPIKRFAGYLTSKELATEAQLKDIDRKIQALVDDAVKFALESPEPDPSELYKYVFVDD, from the coding sequence ATGGCTCAAGAGAGGATCGTACCAGAATTTGATTCATCTTCCGTGAAAATGAGTCGAGAGGAAGGACTCAGACTCTATGAAGATATGGTATTAGGGCGGGTATTTGAAGATAAGTGTGCAGAAATGTATTACCGGGGCAAAATGTTCGGTTTTGTCCATCTTTACAATGGTCAAGAGGCAGTGGCTTCTGGCGTAATTAAATCCATGCGCCAAGATGAGGATTTTGTCTGTAGTACCTATCGAGATCACGTCCATGCGTTGAGTGCTGGAGTTCCGGCACGAGAAGTCATGGCCGAACTGTTTGGCAAAGCGACTGGATGCTCTAAAGGTCGGGGTGGCTCGATGCATATGTTTTCTGCCGAACATAAGCTCTTAGGGGGTTATGCATTTGTGGCGGAAGGCATTCCTGTGGCGACAGGTGCAGCATTTCAGAGTAAGTATCGTCGGGAAACCATGGGAGATGAAAGTGCCGATCAAGTGACGGCTTGCTTTTTTGGGGATGGGGCTTGTAATAATGGCCAGTTTTTTGAATGCTTGAATATGGCGGCTTTGTGGAAGTTGCCAGTTCTGTATGTGGTCGAAAATAATAAGTGGGCAATTGGTATGGCTCATGATCGAGCCACTTCAGTACCAGAAATCTACAAAAAGGCCCATGCCTTTGGAATGCATGGGGTTGAAGTTGATGGGATGGATGTTTTAGCGGTTCGCGAAGTGGCTAAAGAGGCGATCGCCCGCGCCAGAGCTGGAGAAGGACCAACCGTAATTGAAGCCTTAACCTATCGTTTTCGAGGTCATTCCTTAGCCGATCCCGATGAACTGCGCTCTAAAGACGAGAAAGAGTTTTGGTTCCCCAGAGATCCCATCAAACGGTTTGCTGGCTATTTAACCAGTAAAGAATTAGCAACTGAGGCACAGTTAAAAGACATCGATCGCAAAATTCAAGCCCTGGTAGATGATGCCGTCAAATTTGCCCTCGAAAGCCCTGAACCCGATCCAAGTGAACTCTATAAATATGTGTTTGTAGACGATTAA
- a CDS encoding IMS domain-containing protein: protein MRIPLDYYRILGVPLQATAEQLQQAHRDRTMQLPRREYSETAIGSRKSLLDRAYNVLSNPEAKTAYDQKTFHKLPGQGQEETQIQETLPSLEVEDPQVLGALLILLELGEYELVLNLGTEYLEHFSSEPPEGSQINTIPQLSRADVVLTLALSGLELGREQWQQGTYEQAALSLENAEKLLLKEGVFPSLRGELQADLYKLRPYRILELLSENSEDGIAHRHGIQMLRDMLQERGGLDGTGDDQSGLSIDDFLRFIQQLRSYLTSLEQQTLFETEAQRPSAVATYLAVYALLVRGFAYKQPALINRAKRMLMRLGSRQDVHLEQAVCCLLLGQTEEATRALELSREYEQLGFIRENSQGAPDLLPGLCLYSERWLQEEVFPHFQDLAGCEQTLKEYFADDQVQAYLEALPLDRTEQNQWSVVESKPETLSKRERQGKVSLKKTEEMASISSAAVREQGEHQGRRVPATTAMLTRSEPPKAKTGRSPVVPGDRPANQRPVPSGQRRGSSRRSNSTTGKSSIHWGRLALLAASGLLGLWLLIWLIGQAIGLVGSLFNTTPGLEGEQLQLMLNQPPIEIPEPPAQPTADTGPLTEERAKVVIETWLSTKANAFGSNHQVDELSSILVDPALSTQRQRATQDQQDNFYGEYEHELMINDVTINLDDEDRATVDATVNESVEFYRNGEVDRGASYNDEIRVEYELIREDGQWRIQDWSV, encoded by the coding sequence GTGCGTATTCCGCTGGATTATTACCGAATTTTAGGTGTCCCACTACAGGCAACTGCCGAACAGTTGCAACAGGCCCACCGCGATCGCACGATGCAGTTGCCTCGGCGGGAATATTCGGAAACGGCGATCGGCTCTCGGAAATCCCTGCTCGATCGCGCCTACAATGTTTTATCCAATCCAGAAGCAAAAACAGCTTACGACCAAAAAACCTTTCATAAGCTCCCAGGACAAGGACAAGAAGAGACACAGATTCAAGAAACCTTGCCCTCACTGGAGGTCGAAGACCCTCAAGTTTTGGGGGCCCTGTTGATTCTCCTAGAATTGGGAGAATATGAACTGGTCTTAAATCTGGGGACAGAGTATCTCGAACATTTCTCTTCTGAGCCTCCTGAAGGATCGCAGATCAATACTATTCCTCAATTATCCCGCGCTGATGTGGTTTTAACCTTAGCACTCTCTGGTCTGGAATTGGGGCGAGAACAATGGCAACAGGGAACCTATGAGCAAGCCGCCCTATCCTTAGAAAATGCCGAAAAACTGCTGTTGAAAGAAGGCGTATTTCCGAGCCTGCGTGGAGAATTGCAAGCTGACTTATATAAACTGCGTCCCTACCGCATTCTAGAATTATTATCCGAAAATTCTGAGGATGGGATCGCCCATCGCCACGGGATTCAAATGTTGCGGGATATGCTACAAGAACGGGGCGGACTCGATGGAACAGGTGACGATCAGTCGGGACTCAGTATTGATGATTTCCTGCGCTTTATCCAACAATTACGCAGTTATCTAACATCCCTAGAACAGCAAACCCTGTTTGAAACCGAAGCCCAGCGCCCTTCGGCTGTGGCGACCTATTTAGCGGTTTATGCCCTATTGGTACGTGGATTTGCCTACAAACAACCTGCCCTGATTAACCGAGCTAAACGAATGCTGATGCGGTTGGGGTCTCGGCAGGATGTACATTTAGAGCAGGCGGTGTGTTGTTTGCTCTTGGGGCAAACGGAAGAAGCGACCAGAGCGCTTGAATTAAGTCGGGAATACGAACAATTAGGCTTTATTCGAGAAAATTCTCAGGGCGCTCCCGATTTGTTACCGGGCTTGTGTTTGTATAGTGAGCGTTGGCTACAGGAAGAGGTATTTCCCCATTTTCAGGATCTGGCCGGTTGTGAGCAGACGTTGAAAGAGTATTTTGCCGATGACCAAGTACAAGCCTATTTAGAAGCTTTGCCTTTAGATCGCACTGAGCAAAATCAATGGAGTGTGGTGGAGTCCAAACCAGAAACCCTTTCAAAGCGCGAGAGGCAAGGGAAGGTCAGTCTGAAGAAAACAGAAGAGATGGCTTCTATCTCTTCGGCTGCGGTGAGAGAACAGGGAGAGCATCAGGGAAGGAGAGTGCCAGCAACCACCGCTATGTTAACGCGCTCCGAGCCGCCTAAAGCAAAAACTGGCCGTTCTCCAGTTGTCCCTGGCGATCGCCCAGCCAATCAGCGTCCAGTCCCTAGCGGTCAGAGGCGGGGGTCCAGTCGCCGAAGCAATTCTACAACGGGTAAGTCTTCCATTCATTGGGGACGGTTGGCTCTCCTGGCGGCGAGTGGATTATTGGGATTATGGCTTTTGATTTGGCTGATCGGCCAAGCGATCGGTTTGGTGGGTTCCCTATTCAATACTACTCCTGGCTTAGAAGGGGAACAGTTACAATTGATGCTCAATCAACCCCCCATAGAGATTCCTGAGCCACCAGCCCAACCGACAGCCGATACGGGGCCGTTGACCGAAGAGAGGGCAAAAGTGGTGATTGAAACTTGGTTGAGTACGAAGGCAAATGCCTTTGGTTCTAATCATCAAGTAGATGAGTTGTCCTCAATTTTGGTCGATCCAGCTTTATCCACTCAAAGACAACGGGCGACGCAAGATCAGCAAGATAATTTCTATGGTGAGTATGAGCATGAGCTGATGATTAACGATGTGACAATAAATCTCGATGATGAAGATCGAGCAACGGTCGATGCAACAGTAAATGAGTCAGTAGAGTTTTACCGTAATGGTGAGGTAGATCGAGGGGCTTCCTATAATGATGAAATTCGAGTTGAGTATGAGTTGATTCGTGAAGATGGCCAATGGCGAATTCAAGATTGGTCGGTGTAG